A stretch of Malus sylvestris chromosome 11, drMalSylv7.2, whole genome shotgun sequence DNA encodes these proteins:
- the LOC126589655 gene encoding uncharacterized protein LOC126589655: MASSSRLESVGDDEAEEEEVEHFDDFTVASSWERFISDIEAVCRQWLADGPKNLLKKDAREVSEDLYKVKSELKFSAKTYCMEYYFGTKYDGKVIDWNSTLHDLQLCFGVKEFLVIAPQSASGVVLDAPEASKLLSAVAIALSNCSSLWPAFVPVHVPARKAYIGIQNMGTVFTRRFEADHIGSQVPVKLMHLEGLYELFVSKFAYSTLDFSTHSFKVHFTMKLTYRSLPHDDEVQGDDLDVTESEIDIGGEIHNRTQWDDDCPWSEWYSAEDPVKGFELVAMWSEKLLESSMEMAELENSSPHEAQKWILSPNMSSALTDSSKGNRIGFSSQLCLLLDALNMSFEAQFMEDFVSVENPGSDNLKSSMVIPPPTVIDRVLKELFHDGARFLDVAAAEHKTSRAIKGAPLKSLFAQFCLHSLWFGNCNIRAIAVIWIEFVREVRWCWEESQPLPLMPATGSIDLSTCLINQKLHMLAICIEMKRQLNEDFQDCVGSQENSSPQTEEDSQDEDSCIMQTPGENFDGKHDSPVTPDNLQHSEKSLSSGSTKPEAVVSANLKSSDSTRRGSAGVAGSMKQEDVVSANLKSSDSIRRGSAGVAGSMMLLKSYQSMHAPYTQESPLMTEDMHEERLHAVEALGDSFDFSAQLEREILTSDMSAFKAANPDAVFEDFIRWHSPGDWESNDTKDTGSSNTPAIEGSKNDWPPQGRLSKRMSEHGNLWRKIWNDAPALPAYEQKPLLDPNREGEKILHYLETLRPHQLLEQMICTAFRASADTLNQTSYGGLKQMETKMDQLYITLASALRPLQANRLSAGSETIEDIRRLCGVFEHIEKLLTIAASLHRKFLQAPRLSEAIFSDCCSFYFPRMATSSSGDNAPKEFDKKQQVRMHERPIVSNMFTPPTANQSWRKVLSLGNLLNGHEPILREIIFSKRDRVSGNHYAAHTSQITQEEVETYRMYSCGTSNDLRVALSVVSCD; this comes from the exons ATGGCGTCATCCAGCAGGTTGGAATCTGTCGGAGACGATGAAGCTGAAGAGGAGGAG GTTGAGCATTTTGATGATTTCACTGTCGCCTCTTCATGGGAAAG GTTTATTTCCGATATTGAAGCGGTTTGTAGGCAATGGTTGGCAGACGGTCCGAAAAATCTGCTG AAAAAGGATGCAAGGGAGGTTTCGGAGGATTTATACAAGGTCAAGTCCGAGTTGAAGTTTTCAGCAAAAACTTATTGCATGGAATACTATTTTGGAACAAAATATGACG GCAAAGTTATCGATTGGAATTCCACATTGCATGACTTGCAGTTGTGTTTTGGGGTCAAAGAATTTTTG GTAATTGCTCCGCAAAGTGCCAGCGGTGTGGTTCTTGATGCACCTGAGGCTAGCAAGCTTTTAAGTGCAGTTGCAATTGCCTTATCAAATTGTTCAAG TTTGTGGCCTGCATTTGTTCCAGTACATGTTCCTGCTAGGAAAGCTTACATCGGTATCCAAAATATGGGAACAGTTTTTACTAGAAGATTTGAGGCTGATCATATTGGTAGCCAGGTTCCAGTAAAACTCATGCATTTGGAAGGATTGTATGAGTTGTTTGTTTCCAAATTT GCCTACTCCACATTGGACTTTTCTACTCACAGTTTCAAAGTCCATTTCACAATGAAGCTAACCTATAGATCCCTTCCCCATGATGATGAGGTTCAAGGAGATGATCTAGATGTTACTGAATCTGAAATAGATATTGGTGGTGAAATTCACAATAGAACACAATGGGATGATGATTGTCCATGGAGTGAGTGGTATTCTGCCGAAGACCCTGTAAAAG GATTTGAATTGGTTGCCATGTGGTCAGAGAAATTGCTTGAGAGCTCTATGGAAATGGCTGAGCTGGAAAATTCTTCACCCCATGAAGCTCAAAAATGGATACTATCTCCAAATATGTCTTCGGCTTT AACTGATTCTTCCAAAGGAAACAGAATTGGATTTTCTTCTCAACTGTGCCTATTACTTGACGCATTGAATATGTCCTTTGAGGCTCAATTTATGGAAGATTTTGTGTCAG TTGAAAATCCAGGTTCAGATAATTTGAAGTCCTCAATGGTTATACCTCCACCTACAGTTATTGATCGCGTGCTTAAGGAACTCTTTCATGATG GTGCACGATTCCTAGATGTTGCTGCTGCGGAGCATAAGACTTCTCGAGCTATTAAGGGCGCACCTCTTAAATCCCTTTTTGCACAGTTTTGTTTGCATTCTCTTTGGTTTGGAAACTGCAACATACGTG CTATTGCTGTTATCTGGATAGAGTTTGTTCGTGAAGTCCGGTGGTGTTGGGAAGAGTCACAGCCACTGCCCCTAATGCCAGCCACTGGTTCAATTGACCTCTCCACGTGTTTAATTAATCAGAAACTTCACATG CTTGCAATATGCATTGAGATGAAGCGTCAATTGAATGAAGACTTTCAAGATTGTGTTGGAAGCCAGGAGAATTCATCTCCTCAGACTGAG GAAGATAGTCAAGATGAGGATTCCTGTATAATGCAAACACCTGGTGAAAACTTTGATGGGAAACATGACAG CCCTGTAACACCAGATAATTTACAACACTCTGAAAAAAGTTTATCGAGTGGTAGTACTAAGCCAGAAGCTGTGGTATCTGCTAATCTGAAATCTTCAGATTCTACCAGGAGGGGTTCAGCTGGTGTGGCAGGATCTATGAAGCAGGAAGATGTGGTATCTGCTAATCTGAAATCTTCAGATTCTATCAGGAGGGGTTCAGCTGGTGTGGCAGGATCTATGATGCTTCTGAAGTCGTATCAGAGCATGCATGCGCCATACACTCAG GAGTCACCACTTATGACAGAAGACATGCATGAAGAACGGCTTCATGCCGTTGAAGCCTTGGGCGACTCATTT GACTTTTCTGCTCAGTTGGAGAGAGAGATCTTAACTTCAG ACATGTCAGCGTTTAAAGCTGCAAATCCAGATGCTGTTTTTGAAGATTTTATTCGCTGGCATTCTCCCGGAGATTGGGAGAGCAATGACACAAAAGATACTGGATCATCCAACACTCCGGCAATAGAGGGTTCAAAGAATGACTGGCCTCCTCAAGGACGACTTTCAAAGAGAATGTCTGAGCATGGAAATTTATGGCGAAAGATTTGGAATGATGCACCTGCTTTGCCAGCTTATGAGCAGAAGCCGCTTCTGGATCCAAATAGAGAAGGAGAAAAG ATCCTTCATTACCTGGAAACGTTACGACCACATCAGTTGCTTGAGCAAATGATTTGTACTGCCTTCAGAGCATCAGCAGATACTTTGAACCAGACTAGCTATGGAGGCTTGAAGCAGATGGAAACCAAAATGGATCAACTTTACATTACTTTGGCGTCTGCATTGAGGCCTCTGCAAG CAAATCGTCTATCTGCTGGCAGTGAGACTATTGAAGACATAAGACGGCTCTGTGGTGTTTTTGAACATATCGAGAAGCTACTCACCATTGCAGCTTCCCTTCATCGCAAGTTCTTGCAAGCCCCACGCCTCTCTGAAGCCATTTTCTCCGATTGCTGCAGCTTTTATTTTCCTAGAATGGCAACAAGCTCATCAGGAGACAATGCTCCAAAG GAGTttgacaagaagcaacaagtaagGATGCACGAAAGACCCATCGTGTCAAATATGTTTACCCCTCCAACTGCTAATCAGTCGTGGAGGAAAGTTTTAAGCTTGGGTAATCTTCTCAACGGCCACGAACCAATCTTGAGGGAGATAATATTTTCCAAGCGGGATAGAGTGAGCGGAAATCACTACGCTGCCCACACATCCCAAATTACTCAAGAAGAAGTAGAAACATATAGAATGTATTCATGTGGAACCTCGAACGATCTTCGCGTAGCTCTTTCTGTCGTTTCGTGTGACTAG